The following coding sequences are from one Achromobacter sp. B7 window:
- a CDS encoding cupin domain-containing protein: MTQSSPPRWLVREADIPGYHPANHTGTLNRRLISPDTVGARGVEVLLGVIEKGQGALPHAHPGIEQVCYLLSGTARAQVADETADMVAGDCCYFPPDIPHVFTVTSDEPARLLVIYTPPYEESPDRVIRDFPAPSPAA, encoded by the coding sequence ATGACGCAATCTTCACCCCCCCGCTGGCTGGTTCGCGAAGCCGACATCCCCGGCTATCACCCCGCCAATCACACCGGCACCTTGAACCGCCGGCTGATCAGCCCCGACACGGTCGGCGCGCGCGGCGTGGAAGTGCTGCTGGGCGTGATTGAAAAAGGCCAGGGCGCGCTGCCGCATGCGCATCCGGGCATCGAACAGGTCTGTTATCTGCTGTCCGGCACCGCGCGCGCGCAGGTGGCGGACGAAACGGCCGACATGGTGGCGGGCGACTGCTGCTACTTCCCGCCCGACATCCCCCACGTATTTACCGTGACCAGCGACGAGCCCGCCAGGCTGCTGGTGATCTACACCCCTCCGTACGAAGAATCCCCCGACCGCGTGATCCGGGACTTTCCGGCGCCCTCGCCCGCCGCCTGA
- a CDS encoding SPOR domain-containing protein: MGFFNRKDPADQAQSSKRAAVPSEVQAAQLRGRARRRLAGAVALVLAAVIILPMVLDSQPVPVADNIPIRVPDRNTPFQPQVSEPQAAGSGTAASGAAAANGAATGTAPTETPVPTPPAVTSTPPAATASSAQGTTVQVTPPLVPPKPEAKPKPEPKPEAKPEAKPATPAKPDTRSDDGARALALLEGRAAPAASAPAAAPKPAAKGNFVLQIAAYTTSEDAQSRRAKLHQAGVTNAFVEQASIGGKQQYRLRVGPFPSREAAQAAQARLRTLGYDNGFIAAQ, encoded by the coding sequence ATGGGTTTTTTCAATCGCAAAGATCCTGCCGACCAGGCGCAGTCCTCTAAACGGGCGGCAGTGCCTAGCGAGGTTCAGGCTGCGCAGCTGCGCGGCCGTGCGCGGCGCAGGTTGGCAGGCGCCGTCGCCTTGGTGCTGGCGGCGGTCATCATCCTGCCCATGGTGCTTGATTCGCAACCGGTGCCGGTTGCCGACAACATTCCCATCCGCGTGCCGGACCGCAACACACCCTTCCAACCGCAGGTAAGCGAGCCGCAGGCCGCCGGGTCCGGCACGGCCGCGTCGGGCGCAGCTGCCGCCAATGGCGCCGCCACGGGCACCGCGCCTACCGAAACCCCGGTGCCCACGCCGCCTGCCGTGACCTCCACGCCGCCCGCCGCGACGGCGTCCAGCGCGCAAGGAACCACCGTGCAGGTCACGCCGCCACTGGTGCCGCCCAAGCCCGAAGCCAAGCCCAAGCCGGAACCCAAGCCCGAGGCCAAGCCGGAAGCCAAACCGGCTACCCCCGCCAAGCCCGACACGCGTTCCGATGACGGCGCGCGCGCTTTGGCGCTGCTGGAAGGGCGCGCGGCACCGGCTGCTTCGGCGCCGGCCGCCGCGCCCAAGCCTGCCGCCAAGGGCAATTTCGTGTTGCAGATCGCGGCGTACACCACGTCGGAAGACGCCCAATCGCGTCGCGCCAAGCTGCATCAGGCGGGCGTCACCAACGCATTTGTTGAACAAGCCTCCATCGGAGGCAAGCAGCAGTACCGTTTGCGCGTGGGGCCGTTCCCCTCTCGCGAAGCGGCACAGGCGGCCCAGGCGCGTTTGCGCACCTTGGGCTATGACAATGGTTTTATCGCCGCCCAATAG
- a CDS encoding CvpA family protein, with product MTGFDFVVLAILAVSGVLGLVRGLLKEVLSLVAYLLAFVAAIWWGPTVYTWLEPYIETTLLRMGVSYAVVFILVLLGVGLVNMTLAALIRSTGLSPADHGLGGMFGLARGLLIVLALVAAAGYTPLPQESWWKDAMFSHSAIEAIKHIKTWLPPSLATWLPY from the coding sequence GTGACCGGTTTCGACTTCGTCGTGCTGGCCATCCTGGCGGTCTCGGGTGTGCTGGGCCTGGTGCGCGGCCTGCTCAAAGAGGTGCTGTCGCTGGTCGCCTATCTGCTGGCCTTCGTGGCCGCGATATGGTGGGGTCCCACGGTGTATACGTGGCTAGAGCCCTATATTGAAACGACGCTGCTGCGCATGGGAGTCTCATACGCCGTGGTGTTCATCCTAGTGCTGCTCGGTGTGGGTTTGGTCAACATGACGCTAGCCGCCTTGATCCGCAGTACCGGACTCAGCCCGGCCGATCACGGCCTGGGCGGAATGTTCGGGCTGGCCCGTGGTCTGCTGATCGTGCTGGCGTTGGTGGCCGCTGCCGGCTACACGCCGCTGCCCCAAGAGTCGTGGTGGAAGGACGCCATGTTTTCGCATTCGGCCATCGAGGCCATCAAACATATCAAAACGTGGCTGCCGCCGTCTTTGGCGACTTGGCTGCCGTATTGA
- the folC gene encoding bifunctional tetrahydrofolate synthase/dihydrofolate synthase yields MSPVSSPDASATLSDWLQYLESIHATAIDMGLDRVRDVATRMGLELSGVKFVVGGTNGKGSTCAMLEAILLAAGYKVGLYTSPHLIDFNERARVNGQIASDAELIAQFQAVEAARGEVSLTYFEFTTLAILRLFSQTRLDAIVLEVGLGGRLDAVNIVDADCAIVTSVDLDHTDWLGDTREKIGFEKAHIYRAGRPAICSDPVPPQSLLDHVEKIGADLWLFGRDYNYSGDRQQWAYGGREQRRSALAYPALRGANQLLNASAALAALESVRDRLPVQQQAVRLGLLQASLPGRFQILPGQPSVILDVAHNPHAAAVLAQNLDNMGFHPYTHAVFGMLNDKDLAGVIAKLGSRIDHWYCAGLPGPRGTSGQALADKVAAALPPSPAGAESPSIAAFDDPAQAYAAARERAVENDRIVVFGSFLTVASVLQALGRKA; encoded by the coding sequence ATGTCCCCCGTTTCTTCGCCTGACGCTTCCGCCACCCTGTCCGACTGGCTCCAGTACCTGGAATCCATACACGCCACCGCGATCGACATGGGCCTGGACCGCGTGCGCGACGTGGCCACCCGCATGGGGCTTGAGCTGTCGGGCGTGAAGTTCGTGGTGGGCGGCACCAACGGCAAGGGGTCCACCTGTGCCATGCTTGAAGCCATCCTGCTGGCTGCCGGCTACAAGGTCGGGCTGTACACGTCGCCCCACCTGATCGACTTCAACGAACGGGCCCGCGTCAACGGCCAGATCGCCTCGGACGCCGAGCTGATCGCGCAGTTCCAGGCGGTCGAAGCGGCGCGGGGCGAGGTTTCGCTGACCTACTTTGAATTCACCACGCTGGCCATCTTGCGGCTGTTCTCGCAAACGCGGCTGGACGCCATCGTGCTGGAAGTGGGGCTGGGCGGGCGGCTGGACGCCGTCAACATCGTCGACGCCGATTGCGCCATCGTCACCAGCGTAGACCTTGACCACACCGACTGGCTGGGCGACACCCGCGAAAAAATCGGCTTCGAAAAGGCCCACATCTATCGCGCCGGCCGCCCCGCCATTTGCAGCGATCCGGTGCCCCCGCAATCGCTGCTGGACCACGTTGAAAAAATCGGCGCGGATCTCTGGCTGTTCGGGCGCGACTACAACTATTCCGGCGACCGCCAGCAATGGGCGTATGGCGGGCGCGAACAGCGCCGCAGTGCGCTGGCGTATCCGGCGCTGCGCGGGGCCAACCAGCTGCTGAACGCGTCCGCCGCGCTGGCCGCGCTGGAATCGGTGCGCGACCGGCTGCCGGTGCAGCAGCAGGCGGTGCGGCTTGGGCTGCTGCAAGCCTCGCTGCCGGGCCGCTTCCAGATTCTGCCCGGTCAGCCGTCGGTGATCCTGGATGTGGCGCACAACCCGCATGCCGCGGCCGTGCTGGCGCAGAACCTGGACAACATGGGCTTTCATCCGTACACCCACGCGGTGTTCGGCATGCTGAACGACAAGGACCTGGCCGGCGTCATCGCCAAGCTGGGCTCCCGCATCGACCACTGGTATTGCGCAGGGCTGCCGGGGCCGCGCGGCACGTCGGGCCAGGCGCTGGCCGACAAGGTGGCCGCCGCCTTGCCGCCATCGCCCGCGGGGGCGGAAAGCCCCAGCATCGCCGCCTTCGACGATCCCGCGCAAGCCTACGCGGCGGCGCGCGAACGGGCGGTCGAGAATGATAGAATCGTCGTGTTTGGGTCGTTTCTCACCGTGGCCTCGGTTTTGCAGGCTCTGGGTCGCAAGGCATAG